A section of the Elusimicrobiota bacterium genome encodes:
- a CDS encoding DGQHR domain-containing protein: MAADKGAALNRRVWQLFSKAGFTTQPNSSDPAEKIAEIKGKKRTVDLFATDEDLDISIVGWNKARKELKESFSTHVHDYDFIKKKLKADAVLFVSTEHEISAQDKKFARDNGDTAWGLDELEYYEAITDAIGKWARFEIIHSLGIRTREEKTILTVPAIRLAQPTSKSATELFSFSIPAEKLLKTCAIFRRAQGDAKAYQRMLGAKRLPGVAKFLSQSDSMLPTNVVLHLGPNVTVQNLRDVDTFRDEHNARVSFSRSDARLVALNIPLEYASMEIIDGQHRIFGFSHCQEKVHKNYNVLVTGLRELDDTRKRDAFIAINDNSRRMDANLVAYLKYTKDDVLCQADNELMAIRVVVELNKATPFKKTVRLLDIGDQRITLKGFAGYDLKGLLGPRGLLRKYYVANTADEYVTALRTYFSTIQSIFKTEWNDPDRYIIATNRGISAFLKLLKSMLRTHGGTLDHDTIKSYLQPLKTEWKTWESSKLRQNYTASQGWKTFHRDLVAAIRKKHPGFQE; this comes from the coding sequence ATGGCAGCTGACAAGGGCGCCGCCCTAAATCGACGGGTTTGGCAGCTTTTCTCCAAGGCTGGGTTCACGACGCAGCCCAACTCCAGCGACCCCGCCGAGAAAATCGCTGAAATCAAAGGCAAGAAGAGGACCGTAGACCTCTTCGCGACCGATGAGGATCTTGATATCTCAATCGTCGGCTGGAACAAGGCCCGCAAGGAACTCAAGGAATCCTTCTCGACGCACGTTCACGACTACGACTTCATCAAGAAGAAGTTAAAGGCCGATGCAGTTCTCTTCGTATCCACGGAACACGAAATATCGGCCCAGGACAAGAAGTTCGCCCGCGACAACGGTGATACTGCCTGGGGCCTTGATGAGTTGGAATACTACGAGGCGATCACGGATGCTATCGGTAAGTGGGCCCGCTTTGAAATCATCCATTCGCTGGGCATCCGAACCCGAGAAGAAAAAACGATTTTGACCGTACCGGCAATTCGGCTCGCCCAACCTACCAGCAAGTCGGCGACCGAGCTCTTCAGCTTCTCGATTCCGGCCGAGAAGCTTCTGAAGACCTGCGCGATTTTCCGCCGCGCTCAGGGGGACGCCAAAGCCTATCAACGGATGCTGGGCGCAAAACGGCTTCCTGGCGTGGCAAAGTTCCTCTCGCAGAGCGACTCGATGCTCCCGACGAATGTGGTCTTGCACCTCGGTCCAAATGTTACCGTCCAGAATCTCAGGGATGTAGACACCTTCCGCGACGAACACAATGCTCGGGTTAGCTTTTCAAGGAGCGACGCCCGTCTCGTCGCCTTAAATATTCCACTCGAATATGCCTCGATGGAAATTATCGATGGCCAGCACCGGATTTTTGGGTTCAGCCATTGCCAGGAGAAAGTGCACAAGAACTATAACGTCTTGGTAACTGGCCTGAGAGAGCTGGATGATACTCGCAAGCGGGATGCCTTCATCGCCATCAACGATAATTCTCGGCGGATGGATGCCAATCTTGTCGCCTATCTGAAGTACACGAAGGATGATGTGCTTTGCCAAGCAGACAACGAACTGATGGCCATTCGCGTCGTCGTGGAACTCAACAAAGCGACACCCTTCAAAAAGACCGTGCGACTTCTGGACATTGGCGACCAACGGATCACCCTCAAGGGCTTTGCGGGCTATGATCTTAAGGGCCTTTTGGGGCCGCGCGGATTGCTCAGAAAATATTATGTGGCGAACACCGCCGACGAATACGTAACGGCACTTCGGACGTACTTCTCAACGATCCAGAGCATCTTCAAGACCGAGTGGAATGATCCGGATCGATACATCATTGCCACCAATCGCGGGATATCTGCCTTCCTCAAGCTTCTCAAATCGATGCTGCGCACTCACGGCGGCACGCTCGACCACGATACGATCAAAAGCTACCTCCAGCCCCTCAAGACCGAGTGGAAAACCTGGGAGTCCAGCAAGCTGCGACAAAATTACACCGCCTCTCAGGGCTGGAAGACGTTCCACCGAGACCTGGTCGCCGCAATCAGAAAAAAGCATCCTGGATTCCAAGAGTAG
- a CDS encoding restriction endonuclease: MKVLGKYSHLNGEEYLLVHHKTLYKKVLDVIAAVDALQFRTKISKEKGRKEGKAMWNPKALNKEYARLFNADGWQESRRQFYVSADRKIAEILEPMDFKAQGKYLDSIGQEKLYSFNQTDFVKNKVAVEVQMGKYFSVTYDLFVKHLSFYSGGIIDVGVEIVPMKSMQKDMSSGPPWFEKEVHNVYRHGRGNPPVPLLILGVAP, translated from the coding sequence ATGAAGGTGCTAGGCAAGTACTCGCACTTAAATGGCGAAGAGTATCTCCTCGTTCACCACAAGACCCTCTACAAGAAGGTCCTGGATGTGATCGCAGCCGTCGACGCCCTTCAGTTCAGGACCAAAATTAGCAAGGAGAAGGGCCGCAAAGAAGGGAAGGCAATGTGGAATCCCAAGGCCCTGAACAAGGAGTACGCTCGCTTGTTCAATGCCGATGGCTGGCAGGAGAGCAGACGCCAATTCTATGTTTCCGCCGATCGAAAGATAGCTGAAATTCTTGAGCCGATGGACTTCAAGGCTCAGGGGAAATATCTAGATTCGATTGGCCAGGAAAAGCTCTATTCATTCAATCAGACTGATTTCGTGAAGAACAAGGTTGCCGTTGAAGTGCAGATGGGCAAGTATTTCTCGGTGACCTACGACCTTTTCGTCAAACATCTATCCTTCTACAGCGGCGGAATAATAGACGTCGGGGTCGAAATCGTCCCCATGAAGTCCATGCAGAAGGACATGTCCTCCGGACCGCCCTGGTTTGAGAAGGAAGTTCATAATGTTTACCGCCACGGTCGCGGGAACCCTCCCGTCCCCCTGCTGATCCTCGGCGTCGCCCCGTAA
- a CDS encoding site-specific DNA-methyltransferase, with the protein MAKYRKPYRNGHAVVRESKSLEISSTFSRSADVALFQGNCLDLLASIPDKSVQLVVTSPPYNIGKSYEKRAPLERYLAQQEVVIRECVRVLADTGSICWQVGNYVGKDEIVPLDIPLYSIFKNLGLKMRNRIVWHFEHGLHCSKRFSGRHETISWFTKSDKHTFNLDPVRIPQKYPNKKHFKGPKAGQLSCNPLGKNPGDVWVIPNVKHNHVEKTIHPCQFPVELVERLVLATTAPGHRVLDPFMGVGTTAVAAVLHRRKAVGAEIMPEYLKVAKQRVALAAAGQLRTRPMDRPVYDPKKVNGNGASKGTTYTNGNHDQLVLLDSRRGSRNGVGKELVHA; encoded by the coding sequence ATGGCTAAGTATCGCAAACCTTATCGGAACGGCCATGCGGTTGTGCGGGAGTCGAAGTCGCTCGAGATCTCCTCGACCTTTTCGCGGAGCGCCGACGTTGCCCTGTTCCAGGGCAACTGCCTTGATCTGCTGGCCTCGATCCCGGACAAGTCCGTCCAGCTTGTGGTGACCTCGCCGCCGTACAACATCGGCAAGTCCTACGAGAAGCGCGCCCCCCTTGAGCGTTATCTAGCCCAACAAGAGGTCGTCATCCGCGAGTGCGTCCGCGTCCTAGCGGATACGGGGAGTATCTGCTGGCAGGTTGGAAATTACGTCGGCAAGGACGAAATCGTTCCCCTCGACATTCCGCTCTACTCGATCTTTAAGAACTTAGGCCTCAAGATGCGGAATCGGATCGTTTGGCACTTTGAGCATGGCCTACACTGCTCCAAGCGCTTCTCGGGGCGGCACGAGACGATCTCCTGGTTTACGAAGTCCGATAAGCACACCTTCAATCTGGATCCGGTCCGAATCCCGCAGAAGTATCCCAACAAGAAGCACTTCAAGGGGCCGAAAGCAGGCCAGTTGTCCTGCAATCCGCTCGGGAAGAATCCAGGCGACGTTTGGGTTATCCCGAACGTCAAGCATAACCACGTAGAGAAGACTATTCACCCCTGCCAGTTTCCCGTCGAACTCGTCGAGCGCCTCGTCCTTGCCACCACGGCTCCCGGCCACCGAGTCCTCGACCCCTTTATGGGCGTAGGGACTACCGCCGTCGCGGCGGTGCTTCACCGGCGCAAGGCGGTGGGGGCGGAGATCATGCCTGAGTACCTCAAGGTCGCCAAGCAGCGCGTCGCCCTCGCCGCAGCCGGCCAACTTCGTACCCGCCCGATGGATCGCCCCGTATATGACCCGAAGAAGGTCAATGGGAATGGGGCCTCGAAAGGCACGACTTATACGAACGGGAATCATGACCAACTCGTTCTCCTGGATTCCCGGCGAGGCTCCAGGAACGGCGTAGGAAAAGAATTGGTCCACGCATGA
- a CDS encoding MerR family DNA-binding transcriptional regulator, with protein sequence MKTFQEYLTVKQAAEVLGVSPITLRRWDNTGRLESRRHPINGYRLYDRKALGRLLEKING encoded by the coding sequence ATGAAGACATTTCAAGAGTACCTGACCGTCAAGCAAGCTGCGGAGGTCCTTGGGGTCTCACCCATCACGCTTCGCCGCTGGGACAATACAGGAAGGCTTGAGAGCCGACGCCACCCCATCAATGGCTACCGGCTCTATGATCGCAAGGCGCTCGGCCGACTCTTGGAGAAGATCAATGGCTAA
- a CDS encoding replication-relaxation family protein: protein MRWIRRGLRLEERDYSVLFALEKWGVLGQGQLDGLAFRRDISQVERVRLFFNDTKRSDYWLGAYKRLWKLERAGFVRSETRQIGQRKLYFLTGKGHQRLRWEGRAAMLRYRKGLASIWLRHELAVNAVGLIVSELLGFEVTTARERYARNRIPFRKLAEYRLTMADLWIPDAAQPKVIEVELGQKSEKRYEEIWAAYRRGLPKGSILLYLVGWPRGVECLLKHARRYGHPYIHVAHLRDFRRYLGRCAFTGWSPQGGYSQFLLKRLNDAPAVPAEIVEAWIREDSKEFRMAPAVAREVNAGA, encoded by the coding sequence ATGAGGTGGATCAGGAGGGGTTTGAGGTTGGAAGAACGGGACTATTCGGTGCTCTTTGCTCTGGAGAAGTGGGGCGTTTTGGGCCAGGGGCAACTGGATGGGCTGGCATTCCGCAGGGACATTTCCCAGGTGGAAAGGGTGCGGCTTTTCTTCAACGACACGAAGCGGAGCGACTATTGGCTGGGGGCTTACAAGCGGCTTTGGAAGCTGGAGAGGGCGGGATTTGTCCGGAGCGAAACCCGGCAGATCGGCCAACGCAAGCTCTATTTCTTGACCGGCAAAGGGCATCAGCGGCTCAGGTGGGAGGGCCGGGCGGCGATGCTTCGCTACCGCAAGGGACTGGCGTCAATCTGGCTTCGCCATGAGCTGGCGGTCAACGCGGTCGGGCTCATTGTGTCGGAACTGCTGGGCTTCGAGGTCACGACGGCTCGGGAACGGTACGCGAGGAACCGAATACCCTTCCGCAAGCTGGCGGAGTACCGGCTCACCATGGCCGACCTGTGGATCCCGGACGCGGCGCAGCCCAAGGTGATCGAGGTGGAACTGGGCCAGAAGTCGGAGAAACGCTACGAGGAGATATGGGCGGCGTACCGGCGCGGCCTGCCGAAGGGCAGCATCCTGCTATACCTGGTCGGCTGGCCTCGTGGCGTCGAGTGCCTGCTCAAGCATGCGCGCCGGTACGGGCACCCCTACATTCATGTGGCGCACCTGCGGGATTTCCGGCGCTATCTTGGGCGGTGCGCGTTCACCGGCTGGAGCCCGCAGGGCGGGTATAGCCAGTTCCTTCTCAAGAGATTGAATGACGCGCCGGCCGTCCCGGCCGAGATCGTAGAAGCATGGATTCGTGAGGATAGTAAGGAGTTTAGGATGGCCCCAGCCGTCGCAAGGGAGGTGAA